A window of Desulfuromonadales bacterium contains these coding sequences:
- a CDS encoding radical SAM protein yields the protein MKTTKNILAVVADEAGEVFEHPELLMAGMNGLTPRLPRADELIPLPAGSRLFTVPGTPPIGFDPRTRKPTTAERLPRSWGGGRIQAVSAFLTPAYTRTLLPAADYGRKNVTLPLWSYTAVGWCVEEERFYAAAVRVDRNTQWEPGHFDDRQLDPLVRRTLRDHPDNRLLEQLSRCAVDYHCFAAKNLFFRRWEAPLPTSPACNSRCLGCISLQESDCCPASQERLTFVPTVEEICQVAVPHLREAENAIVSFGQGCEGDPILQADTICAAVRQMRRATARGTINFNSNASLPDAVDRLAEAGVDSIRVSLNSVLEARYNAYYRPRGYAFADVLESIRRAKQNGLFTMLNYLVFPGVSDREEEVAALERLVEETGLDLIQMRNLSIDPVLYWNAIGVSGEGLGMKTMLDRLKRTIPRLQFGYFNRTKENFYPEGYRTDWPLPA from the coding sequence ATGAAAACGACAAAAAACATTCTCGCCGTGGTCGCCGACGAAGCGGGCGAGGTTTTCGAGCACCCCGAGCTGCTGATGGCGGGGATGAACGGCCTGACGCCGCGTCTGCCCCGTGCCGACGAACTGATTCCCCTGCCGGCCGGCAGCCGCCTCTTCACCGTCCCCGGCACCCCGCCGATCGGTTTCGACCCCCGCACCCGGAAGCCGACGACGGCCGAGCGCCTGCCGCGCAGCTGGGGCGGCGGCCGCATCCAGGCGGTCAGCGCTTTTCTCACCCCGGCCTACACCCGCACCCTGCTGCCGGCCGCCGACTACGGGCGGAAGAATGTGACCCTGCCGCTCTGGTCGTACACCGCCGTCGGCTGGTGCGTCGAGGAGGAGCGCTTCTACGCCGCCGCGGTGCGCGTCGACCGCAACACCCAGTGGGAGCCCGGCCACTTCGATGACCGTCAGCTCGACCCGCTGGTGCGCCGGACGCTGCGCGACCACCCCGACAATCGCCTGCTCGAGCAGCTCTCGCGCTGCGCCGTCGACTATCACTGCTTCGCCGCCAAGAACCTCTTCTTCCGCCGCTGGGAGGCGCCGCTGCCGACCTCGCCGGCCTGCAATTCGCGCTGCCTCGGCTGCATCTCGCTGCAGGAGTCGGACTGCTGCCCGGCCAGCCAGGAGCGGCTCACCTTCGTCCCCACCGTCGAAGAGATCTGCCAGGTCGCCGTGCCGCATCTGCGGGAGGCGGAAAACGCCATCGTCTCCTTCGGCCAGGGGTGCGAAGGGGACCCCATCCTGCAGGCCGACACCATCTGCGCGGCGGTGCGCCAGATGCGCCGGGCGACCGCCCGCGGCACGATCAACTTCAATTCCAACGCCTCGCTCCCCGACGCCGTCGACCGGCTGGCCGAAGCCGGCGTCGACTCCATCCGCGTCTCCCTCAACTCGGTGCTGGAAGCGCGCTACAACGCCTACTACCGGCCCCGCGGCTACGCCTTTGCCGACGTGCTCGAATCGATTCGCCGGGCCAAGCAGAACGGCCTCTTCACCATGCTCAACTACCTGGTATTCCCCGGCGTCAGCGACCGCGAAGAGGAGGTAGCGGCCCTCGAACGCCTGGTGGAGGAGACGGGGCTCGACCTGATCCAGATGCGCAACCTCAGCATCGATCCGGTGCTGTACTGGAACGCCATCGGCGTCTCCGGCGAGGGGCTGGGGATGAAGACGATGCTCGACCGCCTCAAGCGCACCATCCCCCGCCTGCAGTTCGGCTATTTCAACCGCACGAAAGAAAACTTCTACCCGGAAGGGTACCGGACCGACTGGCCGCTTCCGGCCTGA